One part of the Oryzias melastigma strain HK-1 linkage group LG21, ASM292280v2, whole genome shotgun sequence genome encodes these proteins:
- the olig1 gene encoding oligodendrocyte transcription factor 1 has translation MNVLSNSAIRAQDPPLCGPGSVQELPLCPPGFNLSSRMNPAPMLSLQSGQRSTKPQRELSPEEQQELRRKINSRERKRMQDLNIAMDALREVMVPYASSPSSSASSQSHQPGAPPGRRLSKISTLVLARNYILLLGSSLQEMRRLLGEVSVGMGVNTGPVPRLLLAGGWPLISGPGQLLLTQESLLSSTPPSSSSSSSPSSSTAAKCTLLSPGHMEVSMAPMQWSSPGAPGGLLCSCGVCRLPRYNHSTSAPRFPK, from the coding sequence ATGAATGTTCTGTCTAACTCAGCCATCAGGGCCCAGGATCCGCCTCTCTGTGGCCCCGGGTCTGTTCAGGAATTACCTCTCTGCCCTCCAGGCTTCAACCTGAGCTCCCGCATGAACCCTGCACCCATGCTCAGCCTCCAGAGTGGCCAAAGATCAACCAAACCCCAGAGGGAGCTGAGCCccgaggagcagcaggagctccgGAGGAAGATCAACAGCAGGGAGAGGAAGCGGATGCAGGACTTGAACATTGCCATGGATGCTCTGAGGGAGGTGATGGTCCCCTACGCCTCCTCTCCTTCCTCGTCTGCTTCCTCGCAGTCCCACCAACCCGGAGCGCCCCCAGGTCGCAGACTTTCCAAGATCTCTACCCTGGTTCTGGCCCGCAACTACATCCTCCTCCTGGGTTCATCTCTGCAGGAGATGCGACGGCTGCTAGGGGAGGTGAGCGTGGGGATGGGAGTCAACACAGGCCCAGTCCCCCGGCTGCTGCTGGCTGGAGGGTGGCCCCTCATCTCTGGACCTGGTCAGCTCCTGCTCACTCAGGAGTCACTGCTCTCCTCAACACCCCCCTCGTCTTCATCCTCGTCTTCCCCTTCGTCATCCACCGCAGCTAAATGCACCCTGCTGTCTCCGGGTCACATGGAGGTATCAATGGCCCCAATGCAGTGGAGCTCTCCAGGGGCCCCAGGTGGGCTCCTCTGCTCTTGTGGGGTCTGCAGACTGCCAAGATACAACCACTCGACTTCAGCTCCCCGGTTCCCAAAGTGA